A single window of Helicobacter pylori NCTC 11637 = CCUG 17874 = ATCC 43504 = JCM 12093 DNA harbors:
- the dcd gene encoding dCTP deaminase has product MGLKADSWIKKMSLEHGMISPFCEKQVGKNVISYGLSSYGYDIRVGSEFMLFDNKNALIDPKNFDPNNATKIDASKEGYFILPANAFALAHTIEYFKMPKDTLAICLGKSTYARCGIIVNVTPFEPEFEGYITIEISNTTNLPAKVYANEGIAQVVFLQGDEMCEQSYKDRGGKYQGQVGITLPKILK; this is encoded by the coding sequence ATGGGATTGAAAGCGGATTCTTGGATTAAAAAAATGAGTTTAGAGCATGGCATGATTAGCCCTTTTTGCGAAAAGCAAGTCGGTAAGAATGTGATCAGCTATGGTTTGAGCAGTTACGGGTATGATATTAGAGTGGGGAGTGAGTTCATGCTCTTTGATAACAAAAACGCTTTAATTGACCCTAAAAACTTTGACCCTAACAACGCGACTAAAATTGATGCGAGTAAAGAAGGGTATTTTATCTTGCCCGCTAACGCGTTCGCCCTAGCTCATACGATAGAGTATTTTAAAATGCCTAAAGACACCTTAGCGATTTGTTTAGGCAAAAGCACTTACGCCAGGTGTGGGATCATTGTGAATGTTACGCCTTTTGAGCCAGAATTTGAAGGCTATATCACGATTGAAATTTCTAACACCACCAACTTACCGGCTAAAGTCTATGCCAATGAGGGGATCGCGCAAGTGGTGTTTTTACAAGGCGATGAAATGTGCGAGCAAAGCTATAAAGACAGAGGCGGTAAGTATCAAGGGCAAGTGGGCATCACTTTGCCTAAAATTTTAAAGTGA
- the accB gene encoding acetyl-CoA carboxylase biotin carboxyl carrier protein encodes MNLSEIEELIKEFKASDLGHLKLKHEHFELVLDKESAYAKKNALNPAHSQASIQAPIMVEASMPSTQAPVPMVCTPIVDKKEDFVLSPMVGTFYHAPSPGAEPYVKAGDTLKKGQIVGIVEAMKIMNEIEVEYPCKVVSVEVGDAQPVEYGTKLIKVEKL; translated from the coding sequence ATGAACCTTTCTGAAATTGAAGAGTTGATCAAAGAATTTAAAGCTTCTGATTTGGGGCATTTGAAATTAAAGCATGAGCATTTTGAGTTGGTTTTGGATAAAGAATCCGCTTATGCGAAAAAAAATGCACTAAATCCCGCTCATTCTCAAGCCTCCATCCAAGCCCCCATCATGGTAGAAGCGAGCATGCCAAGCACTCAAGCCCCTGTGCCTATGGTATGCACCCCTATTGTGGATAAAAAAGAAGATTTCGTGCTTTCGCCTATGGTAGGCACTTTTTATCATGCGCCCTCGCCTGGGGCTGAGCCTTATGTCAAAGCGGGCGATACGCTTAAAAAAGGGCAAATCGTGGGCATTGTAGAAGCGATGAAAATCATGAATGAAATTGAAGTGGAATACCCTTGCAAGGTGGTTTCTGTTGAAGTGGGAGACGCTCAACCGGTAGAATACGGCACGAAACTCATCAAAGTTGAAAAGCTTTAA
- a CDS encoding acetyl-CoA carboxylase biotin carboxylase subunit, with amino-acid sequence MNKENKKVEKKELSRILIANRGEIALRAIQTIQEMGKESIAIYSIADKDAHYLNTASAKVCIGGAKSSESYLNIPAIISAAELFEADAIFPGYGFLSENQNFVEICSHHSLEFIGPSAKVMALMSDKSKAKSVMKEAGMPVIEGSDGLLKSYQEAEEIADKIGYPVIIKAAAGGGGRGMRVVEDKSKLKNLYLAAETEALSAFGDGSVYLEKFINKPKHIEVQILADKHGNVIHVGERDCSVQRRQQKLIEETPAVVLEEGVRKRLLETAIKAAKYIGYVGAGTFEFLLDSNMKDFYFMEMNTRLQVEHTISEMVSGLNLIEWMIKIAQGEELPKQESFSLKGHAIECRITAEDPKKFYPSPGKITEWIAPGGVNVRLDSHAHAHYVVPTHYDSMIGKLIVWGENRERAIAKMKRALKEFKVEGIKTTIPFHLEMLENADFRQAKIHTKYLEENF; translated from the coding sequence GTGAATAAAGAAAATAAAAAGGTAGAAAAAAAAGAGCTTTCACGCATTTTGATCGCTAATAGAGGCGAGATCGCTTTAAGAGCGATCCAAACCATTCAAGAAATGGGTAAAGAATCCATAGCCATTTATTCTATCGCTGACAAGGACGCCCACTATCTTAATACGGCTAGCGCAAAAGTGTGTATAGGGGGGGCCAAATCCAGCGAGAGTTACTTGAATATCCCTGCAATCATTAGCGCGGCGGAATTGTTTGAAGCGGATGCGATTTTCCCTGGGTATGGGTTTTTGAGCGAGAATCAAAACTTTGTAGAGATTTGCTCGCACCATTCTTTAGAATTTATTGGCCCAAGCGCGAAGGTCATGGCTTTAATGAGCGACAAATCCAAAGCCAAAAGCGTGATGAAAGAAGCCGGCATGCCTGTGATTGAGGGCAGTGATGGGTTGCTTAAAAGCTATCAAGAAGCTGAAGAAATCGCTGATAAAATCGGCTACCCTGTCATCATTAAAGCGGCCGCTGGTGGGGGAGGGAGAGGCATGCGCGTCGTAGAAGATAAATCCAAGCTTAAAAACCTTTATTTAGCCGCCGAAACGGAAGCTTTGAGCGCGTTTGGCGATGGGAGCGTGTATTTAGAAAAATTCATCAACAAGCCTAAGCACATTGAAGTCCAGATTTTAGCCGATAAGCACGGCAATGTCATTCATGTGGGCGAAAGGGATTGCTCGGTGCAAAGACGCCAGCAAAAGCTCATTGAAGAAACCCCGGCAGTGGTTTTAGAAGAGGGCGTTCGTAAGCGTTTGCTAGAAACAGCGATCAAGGCCGCTAAATATATCGGCTATGTGGGGGCTGGGACTTTTGAATTTTTGCTCGATTCCAACATGAAAGATTTTTATTTCATGGAGATGAACACTCGTTTGCAAGTGGAACACACCATTAGCGAAATGGTGAGCGGGTTAAATCTCATTGAATGGATGATTAAAATCGCTCAAGGCGAAGAATTGCCCAAGCAAGAAAGCTTTTCTCTTAAAGGGCATGCGATAGAATGTAGAATCACTGCAGAAGATCCTAAAAAATTCTACCCAAGCCCGGGCAAAATCACCGAATGGATCGCCCCTGGTGGGGTGAATGTGCGCCTTGATTCGCATGCGCATGCCCATTATGTCGTGCCTACGCACTATGATTCTATGATTGGCAAGCTCATTGTGTGGGGTGAAAACAGAGAAAGAGCGATCGCTAAGATGAAAAGGGCTTTAAAGGAATTTAAAGTAGAAGGCATTAAAACGACCATTCCTTTCCACCTTGAAATGCTTGAAAATGCGGATTTCAGGCAAGCAAAAATCCACACGAAGTATTTAGAAGAAAATTTTTAA
- a CDS encoding FkbM family methyltransferase produces MADKSVNEPILNIPKENYSFIKKFIGCTNDEDFITLDTWVNNSQVGEGDLTLQMDIEGGEYLALISASDTLLNRFRIIALEIHRLKYLWDNNYFEMVQSALNKILKTHYCVHLHPNNCCPIFNYNSLEIIEVVECTFIRKNRVKNILGYCTEFPHPLDADNVVENPTLILPRNWYGG; encoded by the coding sequence ATGGCAGACAAATCGGTCAATGAACCGATACTGAATATCCCTAAAGAAAACTACTCCTTTATTAAAAAATTCATCGGTTGCACTAATGACGAAGATTTTATTACGCTAGACACATGGGTCAATAATTCTCAAGTGGGCGAAGGGGATTTAACGTTGCAAATGGATATTGAAGGGGGTGAATATCTCGCCCTCATCAGTGCGAGCGATACGCTATTGAATCGTTTCAGAATCATTGCTTTAGAAATCCATCGGCTGAAATATTTGTGGGATAACAACTATTTTGAAATGGTTCAAAGCGCTTTAAATAAGATTTTAAAAACGCATTATTGTGTGCATTTGCACCCAAATAATTGTTGTCCTATTTTTAATTATAATAGTTTAGAAATCATTGAAGTGGTAGAATGCACTTTTATTAGGAAAAATAGAGTAAAAAATATCTTAGGGTATTGCACAGAATTTCCGCATCCTTTAGATGCAGATAATGTGGTTGAAAATCCTACGCTAATCTTACCTAGAAATTGGTATGGAGGCTGA
- a CDS encoding RNA-guided endonuclease InsQ/TnpB family protein yields MLNAIKFRIYPNAQQKELISKHFGCSRVVYNYFLDYRQKQYAKGIKETYFTMQKVLTQIKRQEKYHYLNECNSQSLQMALRQLVSAYDNFFSKRARYPKFKSKKNAKQSFAIPQNIEIKTETQTIALPKFKEGIKAKLHRDLPKDSVIKQAFISCIADQYFCSLSYETKEPIPNPTIIKKAVGLDMGLRTLIVTSDKIEYPHIRFYQKLEKKLTKAQRRLSKKVKGSNNRKKQAKKVSRLHLACSNTRDDYLHKISNEITNQYDLIGVETLNIKALMKTYHSKSLANASWGKFLTMLEYKAQRKGKTLLGIDRFFPSSQLCSYCGVNTGKKHESITKFTCPHCKTTHHRDYNASVNIRNYALGMLDDRHKVKTDKARVGIIRSDYTHHTNECVKACGASSNGVSSKYGNILDLASYGAMKQEKAQSL; encoded by the coding sequence TTGCTTAACGCTATCAAGTTTAGAATTTATCCTAACGCCCAACAAAAAGAATTGATTTCTAAACATTTTGGCTGTTCTAGAGTCGTGTATAACTACTTTTTAGATTACCGGCAAAAGCAATACGCAAAAGGCATTAAAGAAACTTACTTCACCATGCAAAAAGTCTTAACCCAAATCAAGCGGCAAGAAAAATACCATTATCTCAATGAATGCAATTCTCAAAGCTTGCAAATGGCGTTAAGACAGCTGGTGAGCGCTTATGATAATTTCTTCAGTAAAAGAGCGAGATACCCTAAATTCAAATCCAAGAAAAACGCTAAACAATCTTTTGCAATCCCTCAAAACATAGAAATCAAAACAGAAACTCAAACCATCGCTCTCCCTAAATTCAAAGAGGGCATTAAGGCTAAATTACACAGAGACTTGCCTAAAGATAGCGTTATCAAACAGGCTTTTATTTCTTGCATAGCGGATCAATATTTTTGTTCTCTATCCTATGAAACTAAAGAGCCTATCCCTAACCCCACCATTATCAAAAAAGCGGTAGGTTTAGACATGGGCTTAAGAACGCTCATTGTTACAAGCGATAAAATAGAATACCCACACATTCGCTTTTATCAAAAATTAGAAAAGAAACTCACTAAAGCGCAAAGGAGGTTAAGTAAAAAAGTAAAAGGTTCCAACAACAGGAAAAAACAAGCTAAAAAGGTATCCAGATTGCATTTAGCTTGTTCAAACACTAGAGATGACTACTTGCATAAAATCAGTAATGAGATAACCAATCAATACGATTTGATAGGAGTAGAAACTTTGAATATTAAAGCTCTTATGAAAACCTATCATTCTAAAAGCCTTGCTAATGCGAGTTGGGGGAAATTCCTTACTATGTTGGAATACAAAGCCCAAAGAAAAGGCAAAACCCTATTAGGCATAGACAGATTTTTCCCTAGCTCTCAATTATGTTCTTATTGTGGGGTCAATACAGGCAAAAAACATGAAAGCATCACTAAATTCACTTGTCCTCATTGTAAAACCACACACCACAGAGATTATAATGCGAGCGTCAATATCAGAAACTACGCTTTAGGCATGCTAGATGATAGGCATAAAGTAAAGACAGATAAAGCTAGGGTAGGGATTATCCGAAGCGATTACACTCATCACACTAATGAGTGTGTCAAAGCTTGTGGAGCTTCCTCTAACGGGGTTAGTTCTAAATATGGAAACATATTGGATCTAGCTAGTTATGGAGCTATGAAGCAAGAAAAAGCCCAATCGCTTTAG
- the tnpA gene encoding IS200/IS605 family transposase, with the protein MNKDRGMRKNHYPLRGYIPTNRSKHNLKAHLILVCKYRKKLLQGDLNNFIKSVIDEIATQSNLIIIAMESDIDHLHLMVQYIPRMSISSIIAKIKQITTYRVWRDKRFIPLLQKHFWKEKTFWTDGFFACSIGEANPETIKAYIENQG; encoded by the coding sequence ATGAATAAGGATAGAGGAATGAGGAAAAACCATTATCCATTAAGGGGGTATATTCCAACCAACAGAAGTAAGCATAATCTAAAAGCCCATTTGATTTTAGTGTGTAAATACAGAAAAAAGTTATTGCAAGGGGATTTGAATAACTTTATTAAGTCTGTTATAGATGAGATAGCCACCCAAAGCAATCTCATTATCATTGCGATGGAAAGCGATATAGATCATTTGCACTTAATGGTTCAATATATCCCTAGAATGTCTATTAGTTCCATTATTGCTAAAATCAAACAAATCACTACTTATAGAGTTTGGCGCGATAAAAGATTTATCCCCTTATTGCAAAAACACTTTTGGAAAGAAAAAACTTTTTGGACTGATGGATTTTTTGCTTGCTCTATCGGTGAGGCTAACCCTGAAACGATCAAGGCGTATATAGAAAATCAAGGTTAG
- a CDS encoding type II restriction endonuclease, which produces MDLEQTFLKIIEKKHKELNLGQDYNAIFSKIRDFEANAIGQIGEEFLKNVLNAIDEVINDGIIHDEYDIMTKSGVSFEVKTAQKGRTNNTFLVQWYKPTIQL; this is translated from the coding sequence ATGGACTTAGAACAAACTTTTTTGAAAATTATTGAAAAAAAACATAAAGAATTGAATTTAGGGCAAGACTACAACGCTATTTTTTCAAAAATTAGAGATTTTGAAGCCAACGCTATAGGGCAGATTGGCGAAGAGTTTTTAAAAAATGTGCTTAACGCTATAGATGAAGTGATCAATGATGGCATTATTCATGATGAATACGATATTATGACAAAAAGCGGTGTATCCTTTGAAGTTAAAACAGCACAAAAAGGCAGAACTAACAACACTTTTTTAGTTCAATGGTATAAACCCACGATACAACTATGA
- a CDS encoding type II restriction endonuclease, with amino-acid sequence MLYRIFKKDGIHYIHKERKYFMKQNEFKKQLVPMNPDNQVNYKLTLNIKELKEITNLIKELKRVLGLD; translated from the coding sequence TTGCTTTATAGAATTTTTAAAAAAGATGGAATCCATTACATTCATAAAGAAAGAAAATACTTTATGAAACAAAATGAGTTTAAAAAGCAACTAGTGCCAATGAATCCTGATAATCAAGTCAATTATAAACTCACTCTCAATATTAAAGAATTGAAAGAAATTACAAACCTCATCAAAGAGTTAAAAAGGGTTTTAGGGTTAGATTAA
- a CDS encoding Laminin subunit alpha-2 precursor, which produces MSKISNNYNPSLMVRDYHRVGSRTRKEENKEIQNLSENDEKIKLAKQAKHDNLAIGDLESRLKSLKGMDKDAKELVGISKAYAHNNEKDRSDFEHFKSRLDKAIDSFNQKSGNDSLKLPGNIDIDDTKALEKFSKSLESEKENIQNSLHQWKKQLAETNHLNKEYNTLDKTRLNAQKFQDVHDTSKITPSRLQDLLA; this is translated from the coding sequence ATGTCTAAGATTTCAAATAATTATAACCCGTCTTTGATGGTAAGGGATTACCACAGGGTTGGTTCGCGCACAAGAAAAGAAGAAAATAAGGAAATTCAAAATCTTTCAGAGAATGATGAAAAAATCAAATTAGCCAAACAAGCTAAGCATGATAACCTAGCCATAGGGGATTTAGAAAGTCGCCTTAAAAGCTTAAAAGGCATGGATAAAGACGCTAAAGAATTGGTGGGGATTTCTAAAGCTTACGCTCACAATAATGAAAAAGATCGAAGCGATTTTGAGCATTTTAAAAGCCGTTTGGACAAAGCGATTGATTCTTTCAACCAAAAATCAGGCAATGATAGTTTGAAACTCCCTGGCAATATTGACATTGACGACACGAAGGCTTTGGAAAAATTTTCAAAATCATTAGAAAGTGAGAAAGAAAACATTCAAAACTCTTTGCACCAGTGGAAAAAACAGCTCGCTGAAACGAATCATTTAAACAAGGAATACAACACCTTAGATAAAACAAGACTGAACGCTCAAAAATTCCAAGATGTCCATGACACAAGCAAGATCACCCCATCTCGCTTGCAAGACTTGCTCGCTTGA
- the pseC gene encoding UDP-4-amino-4,6-dideoxy-N-acetyl-beta-L-altrosamine transaminase, translating to MKEFAYSEPCLDEEDKKAVLEVLNSKQLTQGKRSLLFEEALCEFLGVKHALVFNSATSALLTLYRNFSDFDADCNEIITTPISFVATANMLLESSYKPVFAEVKNDGNIDELALEKLITKKTKAIVSVDYAGKSVEVGSIQKLCKKHSLSFLSDSSHALGSEYQNKKVGGFALASVFSFHAIKPITTAEGGAVVTNNSELYEKMKLFRSHGMLKKDFFEGEVKSIGHNFRLNEIQSALGLSQLKKAPFLMQKREEAALTYDRIFKDNPYFTPLHPLLKDKSSNHLYPILMHQKFFACKKLILENLHKRGILAQVHYKPIYQYQLYQQLFNTAPLKSAEDFYNAEISLPCHANLNLESVQNIAHGVLKTFENLKIE from the coding sequence TTGAAAGAGTTTGCTTATAGCGAGCCTTGTTTAGACGAAGAAGATAAAAAGGCTGTTTTAGAGGTTTTAAATTCCAAACAGCTCACGCAAGGCAAACGCTCTCTTTTGTTTGAAGAAGCTTTGTGCGAGTTTCTGGGCGTTAAGCATGCGTTAGTGTTTAACAGCGCGACTTCAGCCCTTTTAACGCTCTATAGGAATTTTAGCGATTTTGACGCTGATTGTAATGAAATAATCACCACCCCTATAAGCTTTGTAGCGACGGCTAACATGCTTTTAGAAAGCAGTTACAAACCCGTATTTGCTGAAGTCAAAAACGATGGCAATATAGATGAATTAGCCCTAGAAAAGCTCATTACTAAAAAAACCAAAGCCATAGTGAGCGTGGATTATGCCGGTAAAAGCGTGGAAGTAGGAAGCATTCAAAAGCTTTGCAAAAAACATTCTTTGAGTTTTCTTTCTGACAGCTCGCATGCTTTAGGGAGCGAGTATCAAAACAAAAAAGTAGGAGGCTTTGCGTTAGCGAGCGTGTTTAGTTTCCATGCCATTAAGCCTATCACTACGGCTGAAGGGGGAGCGGTCGTTACTAATAATAGCGAATTGTATGAAAAAATGAAATTGTTTCGCTCTCATGGCATGCTCAAAAAAGATTTTTTTGAAGGCGAAGTCAAAAGCATAGGGCATAACTTCCGCTTGAATGAAATCCAAAGCGCTTTGGGTTTGAGCCAGCTTAAAAAAGCCCCCTTTTTAATGCAAAAAAGAGAAGAAGCCGCTCTAACCTATGACAGGATTTTTAAAGATAACCCTTATTTCACCCCTTTACACCCCTTGTTAAAAGATAAAAGCTCTAACCACCTTTACCCTATTTTAATGCACCAAAAATTTTTTGCATGCAAAAAACTCATTTTAGAAAATTTGCACAAGCGTGGCATTTTAGCCCAAGTGCATTACAAGCCCATTTACCAATACCAATTGTACCAACAGCTCTTCAATACAGCCCCATTAAAAAGCGCAGAAGATTTTTATAACGCTGAAATTTCCTTGCCTTGTCATGCGAATTTAAATTTAGAGAGCGTTCAAAACATCGCTCATGGCGTTTTAAAAACTTTTGAGAATCTTAAGATAGAATGA